Proteins from a genomic interval of Siniperca chuatsi isolate FFG_IHB_CAS linkage group LG10, ASM2008510v1, whole genome shotgun sequence:
- the uckl1b gene encoding uridine-cytidine kinase-like 1 isoform X5, producing MASGVLQSSLGEVWMSRIMHGGGEGSLDRLLPSVSTGLSPRKRTTSQCKSEPPLLRTSKRTIYTAGRPPWYNEHGTQSKEAFVIGLCGGSASGKTTVARKIIEALDVPWVVLLSMDSFYKVLSPEQQTMAASNDYNFDHPDAFDFDLLTHTLRKLKQGKSVKIPVYDFTTHGRQKEWKTVYGASVIIFEGIMAFADKKLLQLLDMKIFVDTDSDIRLVRRLRRDITERGRDIEGVIKQYNKFVKPAFEQYIEPTMRLADIVVPRGGGNMVAIDLIVQHVHSQLEERKLRWDMAALASAHQAQPLPQTLSVLESTPQVRGMHTIIRNKETSRDEFIFYSKRLMRLLIERALSFLPSQVHIVQTPQGEDYEGRAFHGKRITGVSILRAGETMEPALRAVCKDVRIGKILIQTNQDTGEPELHYLRLPKDMSEDHVILMDCTVSTGAAAMMAVRVLLDHDVQEDKILLVSLLMAEMGVHSVAYAFPQVKIITTAVDKKVNDLFHIIPGIGNFGDRYFGTDAPPDWSDEEMDEPSY from the exons ATGGCATCTGGCGTTTTACAGTCCTCACTGGGTGAAGTGTGGATGTCTCGGATAATGCA TGGAGGTGGTGAGGGATCACTGGACCGGCTTCTTCCCTCGGTAAGCACAGGCCTTTCACCCAGGAAAAGGACCACCAGCCAGTGTAAGTCTGAGCCTCCTCTCCTACGTACCTCCAAACGAACCATCTACACCGCTGGCCGCCCGCCCTGGTACAACGAACATGGAACACAGTCCAAAGAGGCCTTCGTCATTG GTCTGTGTGGCGGCAGCGCTTCAGGAAAGACAACCGTAGCCAGGAAAATCATTGAGGCTCTAGATGTTCCATGGGTTGTACTACTCTCAATGGACTCTTTTTAcaag GTTCTGTCCCCAGAACAGCAGACTATGGCTGCCAGTAACGACTATAACTTTGACCACCCTGATGCCTTTGACTTTGATTTGCTGACACACACCCTGCGCAAACTCAAACAGGGCAAGAGCGTGAAAATCCCTGTGTATGACTTTACAACTCATGGGAGACAGAAGGAGTGG AAAACTGTATATGGAGCCAGTGTTATCATCTTCGAGGGAATTATGGCCTTCGCAGATAAAAAGCTCTTGCAG TTGCTTGACATGAAGATTTTTGTGGACACAGACTCTGACATCCGGCTGGTGCGTCGGTTGAGGAGGGATATtacagagaggggaagagacATTGAGGGTGTCATTAAACAGTACAACAAGTTTGTCAAGCCAGCGTTTGAGCAGTACATTGAACCCACCATGCGATTGGCTGATATTGTGGTTCCACGTG GTGGTGGCAACATGGTGGCCATTGATTTGATCGTACAGCATGTTCACAGTCAGCTGGAGGAG AGGAAACTTCGCTGGGATAT GGCAGCCCTGGCTTCTGCACACCAGGCACAACCCCTCCCCCAGACCCTCAGCGTGCTGGAGAGCACACCCCAGGTCAGGGGTATGcacaccatcatcag AAACAAGGAAACCAGCCGTGATGAGTTCATCTTCTACTCCAAGAGGTTGATGCGTCTGTTGATCGAGCGAGCgctctccttcctcccctcacAG GTCCACATAGTCCAGACTCCCCAGGGAGAGGATTATGAAGGCAGGGCTTTCCACGGGAAGAGG atCACAGGCGTTTCCATCCTGCGAGCCGGGGAGACCATGGAGCCGGCTCTGAGGGCCGTCTGCAAAGATGTCCGTATCGGCAAAATCCTCATCCAGACCAACCAGGACACAGGAGAACCAGAG CTTCATTACCTGCGTCTACCAAAAGACATGAGTGAAGATCATGTGATTCTGATGGACTGTACCGTGTCCACTGGAGCTGCTGCCATGATGGCTGTTCGAGTCCTGCTG gaCCATGATGTTCAGGAGGACAAGATCCTGCTGGTGTCTTTGCTAATGGCAGAAATGGGAGTCCACTCAGTGGCCTACGCATTCCCACAGGTCAAAATCATCACCACAGCTGTTGACAAGAAGGTCAATGATCTCTTCCACATCATACCTGGCATAG GAAACTTCGGAGATCGATACTTTGGAACAGATGCACCCCCTGACTGGAGCGACGAAGAGATGGATGAGCCCAGTTACTGA
- the uckl1b gene encoding uridine-cytidine kinase-like 1 isoform X3, whose protein sequence is MNSLPAYSGARISGCWTLRSDGSGGGEGSLDRLLPSVSTGLSPRKRTTSQCKSEPPLLRTSKRTIYTAGRPPWYNEHGTQSKEAFVIGLCGGSASGKTTVARKIIEALDVPWVVLLSMDSFYKVLSPEQQTMAASNDYNFDHPDAFDFDLLTHTLRKLKQGKSVKIPVYDFTTHGRQKEWKTVYGASVIIFEGIMAFADKKLLQLLDMKIFVDTDSDIRLVRRLRRDITERGRDIEGVIKQYNKFVKPAFEQYIEPTMRLADIVVPRGGGNMVAIDLIVQHVHSQLEERKLRWDMAALASAHQAQPLPQTLSVLESTPQVRGMHTIIRNKETSRDEFIFYSKRLMRLLIERALSFLPSQVHIVQTPQGEDYEGRAFHGKRITGVSILRAGETMEPALRAVCKDVRIGKILIQTNQDTGEPELHYLRLPKDMSEDHVILMDCTVSTGAAAMMAVRVLLDHDVQEDKILLVSLLMAEMGVHSVAYAFPQVKIITTAVDKKVNDLFHIIPGIGNFGDRYFGTDAPPDWSDEEMDEPSY, encoded by the exons ATGAACTCTCTACCGGCTTACTCAGGAGCTAGAATATCCGGCTGTTGGACTCTAAGATCTGATGGCAG TGGAGGTGGTGAGGGATCACTGGACCGGCTTCTTCCCTCGGTAAGCACAGGCCTTTCACCCAGGAAAAGGACCACCAGCCAGTGTAAGTCTGAGCCTCCTCTCCTACGTACCTCCAAACGAACCATCTACACCGCTGGCCGCCCGCCCTGGTACAACGAACATGGAACACAGTCCAAAGAGGCCTTCGTCATTG GTCTGTGTGGCGGCAGCGCTTCAGGAAAGACAACCGTAGCCAGGAAAATCATTGAGGCTCTAGATGTTCCATGGGTTGTACTACTCTCAATGGACTCTTTTTAcaag GTTCTGTCCCCAGAACAGCAGACTATGGCTGCCAGTAACGACTATAACTTTGACCACCCTGATGCCTTTGACTTTGATTTGCTGACACACACCCTGCGCAAACTCAAACAGGGCAAGAGCGTGAAAATCCCTGTGTATGACTTTACAACTCATGGGAGACAGAAGGAGTGG AAAACTGTATATGGAGCCAGTGTTATCATCTTCGAGGGAATTATGGCCTTCGCAGATAAAAAGCTCTTGCAG TTGCTTGACATGAAGATTTTTGTGGACACAGACTCTGACATCCGGCTGGTGCGTCGGTTGAGGAGGGATATtacagagaggggaagagacATTGAGGGTGTCATTAAACAGTACAACAAGTTTGTCAAGCCAGCGTTTGAGCAGTACATTGAACCCACCATGCGATTGGCTGATATTGTGGTTCCACGTG GTGGTGGCAACATGGTGGCCATTGATTTGATCGTACAGCATGTTCACAGTCAGCTGGAGGAG AGGAAACTTCGCTGGGATAT GGCAGCCCTGGCTTCTGCACACCAGGCACAACCCCTCCCCCAGACCCTCAGCGTGCTGGAGAGCACACCCCAGGTCAGGGGTATGcacaccatcatcag AAACAAGGAAACCAGCCGTGATGAGTTCATCTTCTACTCCAAGAGGTTGATGCGTCTGTTGATCGAGCGAGCgctctccttcctcccctcacAG GTCCACATAGTCCAGACTCCCCAGGGAGAGGATTATGAAGGCAGGGCTTTCCACGGGAAGAGG atCACAGGCGTTTCCATCCTGCGAGCCGGGGAGACCATGGAGCCGGCTCTGAGGGCCGTCTGCAAAGATGTCCGTATCGGCAAAATCCTCATCCAGACCAACCAGGACACAGGAGAACCAGAG CTTCATTACCTGCGTCTACCAAAAGACATGAGTGAAGATCATGTGATTCTGATGGACTGTACCGTGTCCACTGGAGCTGCTGCCATGATGGCTGTTCGAGTCCTGCTG gaCCATGATGTTCAGGAGGACAAGATCCTGCTGGTGTCTTTGCTAATGGCAGAAATGGGAGTCCACTCAGTGGCCTACGCATTCCCACAGGTCAAAATCATCACCACAGCTGTTGACAAGAAGGTCAATGATCTCTTCCACATCATACCTGGCATAG GAAACTTCGGAGATCGATACTTTGGAACAGATGCACCCCCTGACTGGAGCGACGAAGAGATGGATGAGCCCAGTTACTGA
- the uckl1b gene encoding uridine-cytidine kinase-like 1 isoform X4 produces MNSLPAYSGARISGCWTLRSDGSGGGEGSLDRLLPSVSTGLSPRKRTTSQCKSEPPLLRTSKRTIYTAGRPPWYNEHGTQSKEAFVIGLCGGSASGKTTVARKIIEALDVPWVVLLSMDSFYKVLSPEQQTMAASNDYNFDHPDAFDFDLLTHTLRKLKQGKSVKIPVYDFTTHGRQKEWKTVYGASVIIFEGIMAFADKKLLQLLDMKIFVDTDSDIRLVRRLRRDITERGRDIEGVIKQYNKFVKPAFEQYIEPTMRLADIVVPRGGGNMVAIDLIVQHVHSQLEERELSVRAALASAHQAQPLPQTLSVLESTPQVRGMHTIIRNKETSRDEFIFYSKRLMRLLIERALSFLPSQVHIVQTPQGEDYEGRAFHGKRITGVSILRAGETMEPALRAVCKDVRIGKILIQTNQDTGEPELHYLRLPKDMSEDHVILMDCTVSTGAAAMMAVRVLLDHDVQEDKILLVSLLMAEMGVHSVAYAFPQVKIITTAVDKKVNDLFHIIPGIGNFGDRYFGTDAPPDWSDEEMDEPSY; encoded by the exons ATGAACTCTCTACCGGCTTACTCAGGAGCTAGAATATCCGGCTGTTGGACTCTAAGATCTGATGGCAG TGGAGGTGGTGAGGGATCACTGGACCGGCTTCTTCCCTCGGTAAGCACAGGCCTTTCACCCAGGAAAAGGACCACCAGCCAGTGTAAGTCTGAGCCTCCTCTCCTACGTACCTCCAAACGAACCATCTACACCGCTGGCCGCCCGCCCTGGTACAACGAACATGGAACACAGTCCAAAGAGGCCTTCGTCATTG GTCTGTGTGGCGGCAGCGCTTCAGGAAAGACAACCGTAGCCAGGAAAATCATTGAGGCTCTAGATGTTCCATGGGTTGTACTACTCTCAATGGACTCTTTTTAcaag GTTCTGTCCCCAGAACAGCAGACTATGGCTGCCAGTAACGACTATAACTTTGACCACCCTGATGCCTTTGACTTTGATTTGCTGACACACACCCTGCGCAAACTCAAACAGGGCAAGAGCGTGAAAATCCCTGTGTATGACTTTACAACTCATGGGAGACAGAAGGAGTGG AAAACTGTATATGGAGCCAGTGTTATCATCTTCGAGGGAATTATGGCCTTCGCAGATAAAAAGCTCTTGCAG TTGCTTGACATGAAGATTTTTGTGGACACAGACTCTGACATCCGGCTGGTGCGTCGGTTGAGGAGGGATATtacagagaggggaagagacATTGAGGGTGTCATTAAACAGTACAACAAGTTTGTCAAGCCAGCGTTTGAGCAGTACATTGAACCCACCATGCGATTGGCTGATATTGTGGTTCCACGTG GTGGTGGCAACATGGTGGCCATTGATTTGATCGTACAGCATGTTCACAGTCAGCTGGAGGAG CGCGAGCTCAGCGTCAG GGCAGCCCTGGCTTCTGCACACCAGGCACAACCCCTCCCCCAGACCCTCAGCGTGCTGGAGAGCACACCCCAGGTCAGGGGTATGcacaccatcatcag AAACAAGGAAACCAGCCGTGATGAGTTCATCTTCTACTCCAAGAGGTTGATGCGTCTGTTGATCGAGCGAGCgctctccttcctcccctcacAG GTCCACATAGTCCAGACTCCCCAGGGAGAGGATTATGAAGGCAGGGCTTTCCACGGGAAGAGG atCACAGGCGTTTCCATCCTGCGAGCCGGGGAGACCATGGAGCCGGCTCTGAGGGCCGTCTGCAAAGATGTCCGTATCGGCAAAATCCTCATCCAGACCAACCAGGACACAGGAGAACCAGAG CTTCATTACCTGCGTCTACCAAAAGACATGAGTGAAGATCATGTGATTCTGATGGACTGTACCGTGTCCACTGGAGCTGCTGCCATGATGGCTGTTCGAGTCCTGCTG gaCCATGATGTTCAGGAGGACAAGATCCTGCTGGTGTCTTTGCTAATGGCAGAAATGGGAGTCCACTCAGTGGCCTACGCATTCCCACAGGTCAAAATCATCACCACAGCTGTTGACAAGAAGGTCAATGATCTCTTCCACATCATACCTGGCATAG GAAACTTCGGAGATCGATACTTTGGAACAGATGCACCCCCTGACTGGAGCGACGAAGAGATGGATGAGCCCAGTTACTGA
- the uckl1b gene encoding uridine-cytidine kinase-like 1 isoform X2 encodes MSAVSREERLSKMENEEKTSSVSSSGGGEGSLDRLLPSVSTGLSPRKRTTSQCKSEPPLLRTSKRTIYTAGRPPWYNEHGTQSKEAFVIGLCGGSASGKTTVARKIIEALDVPWVVLLSMDSFYKVLSPEQQTMAASNDYNFDHPDAFDFDLLTHTLRKLKQGKSVKIPVYDFTTHGRQKEWKTVYGASVIIFEGIMAFADKKLLQLLDMKIFVDTDSDIRLVRRLRRDITERGRDIEGVIKQYNKFVKPAFEQYIEPTMRLADIVVPRGGGNMVAIDLIVQHVHSQLEERELSVRAALASAHQAQPLPQTLSVLESTPQVRGMHTIIRNKETSRDEFIFYSKRLMRLLIERALSFLPSQVHIVQTPQGEDYEGRAFHGKRITGVSILRAGETMEPALRAVCKDVRIGKILIQTNQDTGEPELHYLRLPKDMSEDHVILMDCTVSTGAAAMMAVRVLLDHDVQEDKILLVSLLMAEMGVHSVAYAFPQVKIITTAVDKKVNDLFHIIPGIGNFGDRYFGTDAPPDWSDEEMDEPSY; translated from the exons TGGAGGTGGTGAGGGATCACTGGACCGGCTTCTTCCCTCGGTAAGCACAGGCCTTTCACCCAGGAAAAGGACCACCAGCCAGTGTAAGTCTGAGCCTCCTCTCCTACGTACCTCCAAACGAACCATCTACACCGCTGGCCGCCCGCCCTGGTACAACGAACATGGAACACAGTCCAAAGAGGCCTTCGTCATTG GTCTGTGTGGCGGCAGCGCTTCAGGAAAGACAACCGTAGCCAGGAAAATCATTGAGGCTCTAGATGTTCCATGGGTTGTACTACTCTCAATGGACTCTTTTTAcaag GTTCTGTCCCCAGAACAGCAGACTATGGCTGCCAGTAACGACTATAACTTTGACCACCCTGATGCCTTTGACTTTGATTTGCTGACACACACCCTGCGCAAACTCAAACAGGGCAAGAGCGTGAAAATCCCTGTGTATGACTTTACAACTCATGGGAGACAGAAGGAGTGG AAAACTGTATATGGAGCCAGTGTTATCATCTTCGAGGGAATTATGGCCTTCGCAGATAAAAAGCTCTTGCAG TTGCTTGACATGAAGATTTTTGTGGACACAGACTCTGACATCCGGCTGGTGCGTCGGTTGAGGAGGGATATtacagagaggggaagagacATTGAGGGTGTCATTAAACAGTACAACAAGTTTGTCAAGCCAGCGTTTGAGCAGTACATTGAACCCACCATGCGATTGGCTGATATTGTGGTTCCACGTG GTGGTGGCAACATGGTGGCCATTGATTTGATCGTACAGCATGTTCACAGTCAGCTGGAGGAG CGCGAGCTCAGCGTCAG GGCAGCCCTGGCTTCTGCACACCAGGCACAACCCCTCCCCCAGACCCTCAGCGTGCTGGAGAGCACACCCCAGGTCAGGGGTATGcacaccatcatcag AAACAAGGAAACCAGCCGTGATGAGTTCATCTTCTACTCCAAGAGGTTGATGCGTCTGTTGATCGAGCGAGCgctctccttcctcccctcacAG GTCCACATAGTCCAGACTCCCCAGGGAGAGGATTATGAAGGCAGGGCTTTCCACGGGAAGAGG atCACAGGCGTTTCCATCCTGCGAGCCGGGGAGACCATGGAGCCGGCTCTGAGGGCCGTCTGCAAAGATGTCCGTATCGGCAAAATCCTCATCCAGACCAACCAGGACACAGGAGAACCAGAG CTTCATTACCTGCGTCTACCAAAAGACATGAGTGAAGATCATGTGATTCTGATGGACTGTACCGTGTCCACTGGAGCTGCTGCCATGATGGCTGTTCGAGTCCTGCTG gaCCATGATGTTCAGGAGGACAAGATCCTGCTGGTGTCTTTGCTAATGGCAGAAATGGGAGTCCACTCAGTGGCCTACGCATTCCCACAGGTCAAAATCATCACCACAGCTGTTGACAAGAAGGTCAATGATCTCTTCCACATCATACCTGGCATAG GAAACTTCGGAGATCGATACTTTGGAACAGATGCACCCCCTGACTGGAGCGACGAAGAGATGGATGAGCCCAGTTACTGA
- the uckl1b gene encoding uridine-cytidine kinase-like 1 isoform X1: MSAVSREERLSKMENEEKTSSVSSSGGGEGSLDRLLPSVSTGLSPRKRTTSQCKSEPPLLRTSKRTIYTAGRPPWYNEHGTQSKEAFVIGLCGGSASGKTTVARKIIEALDVPWVVLLSMDSFYKVLSPEQQTMAASNDYNFDHPDAFDFDLLTHTLRKLKQGKSVKIPVYDFTTHGRQKEWKTVYGASVIIFEGIMAFADKKLLQLLDMKIFVDTDSDIRLVRRLRRDITERGRDIEGVIKQYNKFVKPAFEQYIEPTMRLADIVVPRGGGNMVAIDLIVQHVHSQLEERKLRWDMAALASAHQAQPLPQTLSVLESTPQVRGMHTIIRNKETSRDEFIFYSKRLMRLLIERALSFLPSQVHIVQTPQGEDYEGRAFHGKRITGVSILRAGETMEPALRAVCKDVRIGKILIQTNQDTGEPELHYLRLPKDMSEDHVILMDCTVSTGAAAMMAVRVLLDHDVQEDKILLVSLLMAEMGVHSVAYAFPQVKIITTAVDKKVNDLFHIIPGIGNFGDRYFGTDAPPDWSDEEMDEPSY; this comes from the exons TGGAGGTGGTGAGGGATCACTGGACCGGCTTCTTCCCTCGGTAAGCACAGGCCTTTCACCCAGGAAAAGGACCACCAGCCAGTGTAAGTCTGAGCCTCCTCTCCTACGTACCTCCAAACGAACCATCTACACCGCTGGCCGCCCGCCCTGGTACAACGAACATGGAACACAGTCCAAAGAGGCCTTCGTCATTG GTCTGTGTGGCGGCAGCGCTTCAGGAAAGACAACCGTAGCCAGGAAAATCATTGAGGCTCTAGATGTTCCATGGGTTGTACTACTCTCAATGGACTCTTTTTAcaag GTTCTGTCCCCAGAACAGCAGACTATGGCTGCCAGTAACGACTATAACTTTGACCACCCTGATGCCTTTGACTTTGATTTGCTGACACACACCCTGCGCAAACTCAAACAGGGCAAGAGCGTGAAAATCCCTGTGTATGACTTTACAACTCATGGGAGACAGAAGGAGTGG AAAACTGTATATGGAGCCAGTGTTATCATCTTCGAGGGAATTATGGCCTTCGCAGATAAAAAGCTCTTGCAG TTGCTTGACATGAAGATTTTTGTGGACACAGACTCTGACATCCGGCTGGTGCGTCGGTTGAGGAGGGATATtacagagaggggaagagacATTGAGGGTGTCATTAAACAGTACAACAAGTTTGTCAAGCCAGCGTTTGAGCAGTACATTGAACCCACCATGCGATTGGCTGATATTGTGGTTCCACGTG GTGGTGGCAACATGGTGGCCATTGATTTGATCGTACAGCATGTTCACAGTCAGCTGGAGGAG AGGAAACTTCGCTGGGATAT GGCAGCCCTGGCTTCTGCACACCAGGCACAACCCCTCCCCCAGACCCTCAGCGTGCTGGAGAGCACACCCCAGGTCAGGGGTATGcacaccatcatcag AAACAAGGAAACCAGCCGTGATGAGTTCATCTTCTACTCCAAGAGGTTGATGCGTCTGTTGATCGAGCGAGCgctctccttcctcccctcacAG GTCCACATAGTCCAGACTCCCCAGGGAGAGGATTATGAAGGCAGGGCTTTCCACGGGAAGAGG atCACAGGCGTTTCCATCCTGCGAGCCGGGGAGACCATGGAGCCGGCTCTGAGGGCCGTCTGCAAAGATGTCCGTATCGGCAAAATCCTCATCCAGACCAACCAGGACACAGGAGAACCAGAG CTTCATTACCTGCGTCTACCAAAAGACATGAGTGAAGATCATGTGATTCTGATGGACTGTACCGTGTCCACTGGAGCTGCTGCCATGATGGCTGTTCGAGTCCTGCTG gaCCATGATGTTCAGGAGGACAAGATCCTGCTGGTGTCTTTGCTAATGGCAGAAATGGGAGTCCACTCAGTGGCCTACGCATTCCCACAGGTCAAAATCATCACCACAGCTGTTGACAAGAAGGTCAATGATCTCTTCCACATCATACCTGGCATAG GAAACTTCGGAGATCGATACTTTGGAACAGATGCACCCCCTGACTGGAGCGACGAAGAGATGGATGAGCCCAGTTACTGA